A section of the Canis lupus baileyi chromosome 5, mCanLup2.hap1, whole genome shotgun sequence genome encodes:
- the SRSF10 gene encoding serine/arginine-rich splicing factor 10 isoform X9 translates to MSRYLRPPNTSLFVRNVADDTRSEDLRREFGRYGPIVDVYVPLDFYTRRPRGFAYVQFEDVRDAEDALHNLDRKWICGRQIEIQFAQGDRKTPNQMKAKEGRNVYSSSRYDDYDRYRRSRSRSYERRRSRSRSFDYNYRRSYSPRNRPAGRPRRSRSHSDNDSQVSKKKNDR, encoded by the exons ATGTCCCGCTACCTGCGCCCCCCCAACACCTCTCTGTTCGTAAGGAACGTGGCCGACGACACCAG GTCTGAAGATTTACGACGAGAATTTGGTCGTTATGGTCCTATAGTTGATGTGTATGTTCCACTTGATTTCTACACACGCCGTCCAAGAGGATTTGCTTATGTTCA ATTTGAGGATGTCCGTGATGCTGAAGATGCTTTACATAATTTGGACAGAAAATGGATTTGTGGACGCCAAATTGAAATACAGTTCGCACAGGGGGATCGAAAGA CTCCAAATCAAATGAAAGCCAAGGAAGGGAGGAATGTGTACAGTTCTTCACGCTATGATGATTATGACAGATACAGACGTTCTAGAAGCCGAAGTTATGAAAGAAGAAGATCAAGAAGCCGGTCCTTTGACTACAACTATAGAAGATCTTATAGTCCTAGAAA TAGACCGGCTGGAAGACCACGGCGTAGCAGAAGCCATTCCGACAATGATAG ccaagtaagcaagaagaaaaatgacagataA
- the SRSF10 gene encoding serine/arginine-rich splicing factor 10 isoform X1: MSRYLRPPNTSLFVRNVADDTRSEDLRREFGRYGPIVDVYVPLDFYTRRPRGFAYVQFEDVRDAEDALHNLDRKWICGRQIEIQFAQGDRKTPNQMKAKEGRNVYSSSRYDDYDRYRRSRSRSYERRRSRSRSFDYNYRRSYSPRNSRPAGRPRRSRSHSDNDRFKHRNRSFSRSKSNSRSRSKSQPKKEMKAKSRSRSASHTKTRGTSKTDSKTHYKSGSRYEKESRKKEPPRSKSQSRSQSRSRSKSRSRSWTSPKSSGH; encoded by the exons ATGTCCCGCTACCTGCGCCCCCCCAACACCTCTCTGTTCGTAAGGAACGTGGCCGACGACACCAG GTCTGAAGATTTACGACGAGAATTTGGTCGTTATGGTCCTATAGTTGATGTGTATGTTCCACTTGATTTCTACACACGCCGTCCAAGAGGATTTGCTTATGTTCA ATTTGAGGATGTCCGTGATGCTGAAGATGCTTTACATAATTTGGACAGAAAATGGATTTGTGGACGCCAAATTGAAATACAGTTCGCACAGGGGGATCGAAAGA CTCCAAATCAAATGAAAGCCAAGGAAGGGAGGAATGTGTACAGTTCTTCACGCTATGATGATTATGACAGATACAGACGTTCTAGAAGCCGAAGTTATGAAAGAAGAAGATCAAGAAGCCGGTCCTTTGACTACAACTATAGAAGATCTTATAGTCCTAGAAA CAGTAGACCGGCTGGAAGACCACGGCGTAGCAGAAGCCATTCCGACAATGATAG ATTCAAACACCGAAATCGATCTTTTTCAAGATCTAAATCCAATTCAAGATCACGGTCCAAGTCCCAGcccaagaaagaaatgaaggctaAATCACGTTCTAGGTCTGCATCTCACACCAAAACTAGAGGCACCTCTAAAACAGATTCCAAAACACATTATAAGTCTGGCTCAAGATATGAAAAGGAATCAAGGAAAAAAGAACCACCTAGATCCAAATCTCAGTCAAGATCACAATCTAGGTCTAGGTCAAAATCTAGATCAAGGTCTTGGACTAGTCCTAAGTCCAGTGGCCACTGA
- the SRSF10 gene encoding serine/arginine-rich splicing factor 10 isoform X4, giving the protein MMAKIKGVIPDDVRDAEDALHNLDRKWICGRQIEIQFAQGDRKTPNQMKAKEGRNVYSSSRYDDYDRYRRSRSRSYERRRSRSRSFDYNYRRSYSPRNSRPAGRPRRSRSHSDNDRFKHRNRSFSRSKSNSRSRSKSQPKKEMKAKSRSRSASHTKTRGTSKTDSKTHYKSGSRYEKESRKKEPPRSKSQSRSQSRSRSKSRSRSWTSPKSSGH; this is encoded by the exons ATGATGGCCAAGATTAAAGGAGTCATACCTGAT GATGTCCGTGATGCTGAAGATGCTTTACATAATTTGGACAGAAAATGGATTTGTGGACGCCAAATTGAAATACAGTTCGCACAGGGGGATCGAAAGA CTCCAAATCAAATGAAAGCCAAGGAAGGGAGGAATGTGTACAGTTCTTCACGCTATGATGATTATGACAGATACAGACGTTCTAGAAGCCGAAGTTATGAAAGAAGAAGATCAAGAAGCCGGTCCTTTGACTACAACTATAGAAGATCTTATAGTCCTAGAAA CAGTAGACCGGCTGGAAGACCACGGCGTAGCAGAAGCCATTCCGACAATGATAG ATTCAAACACCGAAATCGATCTTTTTCAAGATCTAAATCCAATTCAAGATCACGGTCCAAGTCCCAGcccaagaaagaaatgaaggctaAATCACGTTCTAGGTCTGCATCTCACACCAAAACTAGAGGCACCTCTAAAACAGATTCCAAAACACATTATAAGTCTGGCTCAAGATATGAAAAGGAATCAAGGAAAAAAGAACCACCTAGATCCAAATCTCAGTCAAGATCACAATCTAGGTCTAGGTCAAAATCTAGATCAAGGTCTTGGACTAGTCCTAAGTCCAGTGGCCACTGA
- the SRSF10 gene encoding serine/arginine-rich splicing factor 10 isoform X5 — protein sequence MSRYLRPPNTSLFVRNVADDTRSEDLRREFGRYGPIVDVYVPLDFYTRRPRGFAYVQFEDVRDAEDALHNLDRKWICGRQIEIQFAQGDRKTPNQMKAKEGRNVYSSSRYDDYDRYRRSRSRSYERRRSRSRSFDYNYRRSYSPRNSRPAGRPRRSRSHSDNDRFKHRNRSFSRSKSNSRSRSKSQPKKEMKAKSRSSQVSKKKNDR from the exons ATGTCCCGCTACCTGCGCCCCCCCAACACCTCTCTGTTCGTAAGGAACGTGGCCGACGACACCAG GTCTGAAGATTTACGACGAGAATTTGGTCGTTATGGTCCTATAGTTGATGTGTATGTTCCACTTGATTTCTACACACGCCGTCCAAGAGGATTTGCTTATGTTCA ATTTGAGGATGTCCGTGATGCTGAAGATGCTTTACATAATTTGGACAGAAAATGGATTTGTGGACGCCAAATTGAAATACAGTTCGCACAGGGGGATCGAAAGA CTCCAAATCAAATGAAAGCCAAGGAAGGGAGGAATGTGTACAGTTCTTCACGCTATGATGATTATGACAGATACAGACGTTCTAGAAGCCGAAGTTATGAAAGAAGAAGATCAAGAAGCCGGTCCTTTGACTACAACTATAGAAGATCTTATAGTCCTAGAAA CAGTAGACCGGCTGGAAGACCACGGCGTAGCAGAAGCCATTCCGACAATGATAG ATTCAAACACCGAAATCGATCTTTTTCAAGATCTAAATCCAATTCAAGATCACGGTCCAAGTCCCAGcccaagaaagaaatgaaggctaAATCACGTTCTAG ccaagtaagcaagaagaaaaatgacagataA
- the SRSF10 gene encoding serine/arginine-rich splicing factor 10 isoform X2, with protein MSRYLRPPNTSLFVRNVADDTRSEDLRREFGRYGPIVDVYVPLDFYTRRPRGFAYVQFEDVRDAEDALHNLDRKWICGRQIEIQFAQGDRKTPNQMKAKEGRNVYSSSRYDDYDRYRRSRSRSYERRRSRSRSFDYNYRRSYSPRNRPAGRPRRSRSHSDNDRFKHRNRSFSRSKSNSRSRSKSQPKKEMKAKSRSRSASHTKTRGTSKTDSKTHYKSGSRYEKESRKKEPPRSKSQSRSQSRSRSKSRSRSWTSPKSSGH; from the exons ATGTCCCGCTACCTGCGCCCCCCCAACACCTCTCTGTTCGTAAGGAACGTGGCCGACGACACCAG GTCTGAAGATTTACGACGAGAATTTGGTCGTTATGGTCCTATAGTTGATGTGTATGTTCCACTTGATTTCTACACACGCCGTCCAAGAGGATTTGCTTATGTTCA ATTTGAGGATGTCCGTGATGCTGAAGATGCTTTACATAATTTGGACAGAAAATGGATTTGTGGACGCCAAATTGAAATACAGTTCGCACAGGGGGATCGAAAGA CTCCAAATCAAATGAAAGCCAAGGAAGGGAGGAATGTGTACAGTTCTTCACGCTATGATGATTATGACAGATACAGACGTTCTAGAAGCCGAAGTTATGAAAGAAGAAGATCAAGAAGCCGGTCCTTTGACTACAACTATAGAAGATCTTATAGTCCTAGAAA TAGACCGGCTGGAAGACCACGGCGTAGCAGAAGCCATTCCGACAATGATAG ATTCAAACACCGAAATCGATCTTTTTCAAGATCTAAATCCAATTCAAGATCACGGTCCAAGTCCCAGcccaagaaagaaatgaaggctaAATCACGTTCTAGGTCTGCATCTCACACCAAAACTAGAGGCACCTCTAAAACAGATTCCAAAACACATTATAAGTCTGGCTCAAGATATGAAAAGGAATCAAGGAAAAAAGAACCACCTAGATCCAAATCTCAGTCAAGATCACAATCTAGGTCTAGGTCAAAATCTAGATCAAGGTCTTGGACTAGTCCTAAGTCCAGTGGCCACTGA
- the SRSF10 gene encoding serine/arginine-rich splicing factor 10 isoform X3: MSRYLRPPNTSLFVRNVADDTRSEDLRREFGRYGPIVDVYVPLDFYTRRPRGFAYVQFEDVRDAEDALHNLDRKWICGRQIEIQFAQGDRKTPNQMKAKEGRNVYSSSRYDDYDRYRRSRSRSYERRRSRSRSFDYNYRRSYSPRNSRPAGRPRRSRSHSDNDRFKHRNRSFSRSKSNSRSRSKSQPKKEMKAKSRSRPNCSWNTQYSSAYYTSRKI; the protein is encoded by the exons ATGTCCCGCTACCTGCGCCCCCCCAACACCTCTCTGTTCGTAAGGAACGTGGCCGACGACACCAG GTCTGAAGATTTACGACGAGAATTTGGTCGTTATGGTCCTATAGTTGATGTGTATGTTCCACTTGATTTCTACACACGCCGTCCAAGAGGATTTGCTTATGTTCA ATTTGAGGATGTCCGTGATGCTGAAGATGCTTTACATAATTTGGACAGAAAATGGATTTGTGGACGCCAAATTGAAATACAGTTCGCACAGGGGGATCGAAAGA CTCCAAATCAAATGAAAGCCAAGGAAGGGAGGAATGTGTACAGTTCTTCACGCTATGATGATTATGACAGATACAGACGTTCTAGAAGCCGAAGTTATGAAAGAAGAAGATCAAGAAGCCGGTCCTTTGACTACAACTATAGAAGATCTTATAGTCCTAGAAA CAGTAGACCGGCTGGAAGACCACGGCGTAGCAGAAGCCATTCCGACAATGATAG ATTCAAACACCGAAATCGATCTTTTTCAAGATCTAAATCCAATTCAAGATCACGGTCCAAGTCCCAGcccaagaaagaaatgaaggctaAATCACGTTCTAG ACCAAACTGCAGCTGGAATACCCAGTACAGTTCTGCTTACTACACTTCAAGAAAGATCTGA
- the SRSF10 gene encoding serine/arginine-rich splicing factor 10 isoform X7, with the protein MSRYLRPPNTSLFVRNVADDTRSEDLRREFGRYGPIVDVYVPLDFYTRRPRGFAYVQFEDVRDAEDALHNLDRKWICGRQIEIQFAQGDRKTPNQMKAKEGRNVYSSSRYDDYDRYRRSRSRSYERRRSRSRSFDYNYRRSYSPRNRPAGRPRRSRSHSDNDRPNCSWNTQYSSAYYTSRKI; encoded by the exons ATGTCCCGCTACCTGCGCCCCCCCAACACCTCTCTGTTCGTAAGGAACGTGGCCGACGACACCAG GTCTGAAGATTTACGACGAGAATTTGGTCGTTATGGTCCTATAGTTGATGTGTATGTTCCACTTGATTTCTACACACGCCGTCCAAGAGGATTTGCTTATGTTCA ATTTGAGGATGTCCGTGATGCTGAAGATGCTTTACATAATTTGGACAGAAAATGGATTTGTGGACGCCAAATTGAAATACAGTTCGCACAGGGGGATCGAAAGA CTCCAAATCAAATGAAAGCCAAGGAAGGGAGGAATGTGTACAGTTCTTCACGCTATGATGATTATGACAGATACAGACGTTCTAGAAGCCGAAGTTATGAAAGAAGAAGATCAAGAAGCCGGTCCTTTGACTACAACTATAGAAGATCTTATAGTCCTAGAAA TAGACCGGCTGGAAGACCACGGCGTAGCAGAAGCCATTCCGACAATGATAG ACCAAACTGCAGCTGGAATACCCAGTACAGTTCTGCTTACTACACTTCAAGAAAGATCTGA
- the SRSF10 gene encoding serine/arginine-rich splicing factor 10 isoform X6 gives MSRYLRPPNTSLFVRNVADDTRSEDLRREFGRYGPIVDVYVPLDFYTRRPRGFAYVQFEDVRDAEDALHNLDRKWICGRQIEIQFAQGDRKTPNQMKAKEGRNVYSSSRYDDYDRYRRSRSRSYERRRSRSRSFDYNYRRSYSPRNSRPAGRPRRSRSHSDNDRPNCSWNTQYSSAYYTSRKI, from the exons ATGTCCCGCTACCTGCGCCCCCCCAACACCTCTCTGTTCGTAAGGAACGTGGCCGACGACACCAG GTCTGAAGATTTACGACGAGAATTTGGTCGTTATGGTCCTATAGTTGATGTGTATGTTCCACTTGATTTCTACACACGCCGTCCAAGAGGATTTGCTTATGTTCA ATTTGAGGATGTCCGTGATGCTGAAGATGCTTTACATAATTTGGACAGAAAATGGATTTGTGGACGCCAAATTGAAATACAGTTCGCACAGGGGGATCGAAAGA CTCCAAATCAAATGAAAGCCAAGGAAGGGAGGAATGTGTACAGTTCTTCACGCTATGATGATTATGACAGATACAGACGTTCTAGAAGCCGAAGTTATGAAAGAAGAAGATCAAGAAGCCGGTCCTTTGACTACAACTATAGAAGATCTTATAGTCCTAGAAA CAGTAGACCGGCTGGAAGACCACGGCGTAGCAGAAGCCATTCCGACAATGATAG ACCAAACTGCAGCTGGAATACCCAGTACAGTTCTGCTTACTACACTTCAAGAAAGATCTGA
- the SRSF10 gene encoding serine/arginine-rich splicing factor 10 isoform X8, producing the protein MSRYLRPPNTSLFVRNVADDTRSEDLRREFGRYGPIVDVYVPLDFYTRRPRGFAYVQFEDVRDAEDALHNLDRKWICGRQIEIQFAQGDRKTPNQMKAKEGRNVYSSSRYDDYDRYRRSRSRSYERRRSRSRSFDYNYRRSYSPRNSRPAGRPRRSRSHSDNDSQVSKKKNDR; encoded by the exons ATGTCCCGCTACCTGCGCCCCCCCAACACCTCTCTGTTCGTAAGGAACGTGGCCGACGACACCAG GTCTGAAGATTTACGACGAGAATTTGGTCGTTATGGTCCTATAGTTGATGTGTATGTTCCACTTGATTTCTACACACGCCGTCCAAGAGGATTTGCTTATGTTCA ATTTGAGGATGTCCGTGATGCTGAAGATGCTTTACATAATTTGGACAGAAAATGGATTTGTGGACGCCAAATTGAAATACAGTTCGCACAGGGGGATCGAAAGA CTCCAAATCAAATGAAAGCCAAGGAAGGGAGGAATGTGTACAGTTCTTCACGCTATGATGATTATGACAGATACAGACGTTCTAGAAGCCGAAGTTATGAAAGAAGAAGATCAAGAAGCCGGTCCTTTGACTACAACTATAGAAGATCTTATAGTCCTAGAAA CAGTAGACCGGCTGGAAGACCACGGCGTAGCAGAAGCCATTCCGACAATGATAG ccaagtaagcaagaagaaaaatgacagataA
- the SRSF10 gene encoding serine/arginine-rich splicing factor 10 isoform X10: MSRYLRPPNTSLFVRNVADDTRSEDLRREFGRYGPIVDVYVPLDFYTRRPRGFAYVQFEDVRDAEDALHNLDRKWICGRQIEIQFAQGDRKTPNQMKAKEGRNVYSSSRYDDYDRYRRSRSRSYERRRSRSRSFDYNYRRSYSPRKPNCSWNTQYSSAYYTSRKI, translated from the exons ATGTCCCGCTACCTGCGCCCCCCCAACACCTCTCTGTTCGTAAGGAACGTGGCCGACGACACCAG GTCTGAAGATTTACGACGAGAATTTGGTCGTTATGGTCCTATAGTTGATGTGTATGTTCCACTTGATTTCTACACACGCCGTCCAAGAGGATTTGCTTATGTTCA ATTTGAGGATGTCCGTGATGCTGAAGATGCTTTACATAATTTGGACAGAAAATGGATTTGTGGACGCCAAATTGAAATACAGTTCGCACAGGGGGATCGAAAGA CTCCAAATCAAATGAAAGCCAAGGAAGGGAGGAATGTGTACAGTTCTTCACGCTATGATGATTATGACAGATACAGACGTTCTAGAAGCCGAAGTTATGAAAGAAGAAGATCAAGAAGCCGGTCCTTTGACTACAACTATAGAAGATCTTATAGTCCTAGAAA ACCAAACTGCAGCTGGAATACCCAGTACAGTTCTGCTTACTACACTTCAAGAAAGATCTGA